The following proteins are co-located in the Motilibacter rhizosphaerae genome:
- a CDS encoding RsmB/NOP family class I SAM-dependent RNA methyltransferase, with protein MSPAAGSAARDVAYAVLRAVSSRDAYANLVLPALLRERDLSTRDAALATELAYGTLRASGTYDAVLATLVDRPLHRIDPPVLDALRLGAHQLLATRIPSHAAVSESVELVRREARSATGFVNAVLRKVGRQDLVAWTEELGRDQDALGRLALRHAHPRWVAAAFADALDGDLGEVERALEADNAAPSVTLVARPGRAVPEELDGTRPTRWSPYARVLESGDPGRLPAVRSGAAGVQDEGSQLVALALAAAPLDGPDARWLDGCAGPGGKAALLAALAGQRGADLLAVERAPHRARLVRQALGDDATVLTADTTTRPYRAGSFDRVLVDVPCSGLGALRRRPEARWRRTPQDVAGLGSLQRELLRAALDGVRPGGVVAYATCSPHLAETRGVVDDVLAERDDADWLDARDALRTATGQDLPELGAGPDVQLWPHRHGTDAMYLALLRKDAAS; from the coding sequence GTGAGCCCCGCCGCGGGGAGCGCCGCCCGCGACGTCGCCTACGCGGTCCTGCGCGCGGTGAGCTCGCGCGACGCGTACGCCAACCTCGTGCTGCCGGCCCTGCTCCGCGAGCGCGACCTCTCCACGCGCGACGCGGCGCTGGCGACCGAGCTCGCCTACGGCACGCTGCGGGCGAGCGGCACCTACGACGCGGTCCTCGCCACGCTCGTCGACCGCCCGCTGCACCGCATCGACCCGCCGGTGCTCGACGCCCTCCGCCTCGGCGCGCACCAGCTGCTCGCCACCCGGATCCCCAGCCACGCGGCGGTCTCCGAGAGCGTCGAGCTCGTCCGCCGGGAGGCGCGCAGCGCGACCGGCTTCGTCAACGCCGTGCTGCGCAAGGTCGGGCGACAGGACCTCGTCGCGTGGACCGAGGAGCTGGGACGCGACCAGGACGCGCTCGGCCGGCTCGCGCTGCGCCACGCGCACCCGCGCTGGGTCGCCGCCGCCTTCGCCGACGCCCTCGACGGCGACCTCGGCGAGGTCGAGCGCGCGCTCGAGGCCGACAACGCCGCGCCCAGCGTCACCCTCGTCGCCCGCCCGGGCCGCGCCGTCCCCGAGGAGCTCGACGGGACCCGGCCCACCCGCTGGTCGCCGTACGCCCGGGTGCTCGAGTCCGGCGACCCCGGCCGCCTGCCCGCCGTGCGCAGCGGCGCCGCCGGGGTGCAGGACGAGGGCAGCCAGCTCGTCGCCCTCGCCCTCGCCGCGGCGCCGCTGGACGGGCCCGACGCCCGCTGGCTCGACGGCTGCGCGGGACCGGGTGGCAAGGCCGCGCTGCTCGCCGCGCTCGCCGGGCAGCGGGGCGCCGACCTGCTCGCGGTCGAGCGCGCGCCGCACCGGGCGCGGCTGGTCCGCCAGGCCCTCGGCGACGACGCGACGGTGCTCACCGCCGACACGACCACCCGGCCGTACCGCGCCGGCAGCTTCGACCGCGTGCTCGTCGACGTGCCGTGCAGCGGGCTCGGCGCGCTGCGCCGGCGTCCAGAGGCCCGGTGGCGGCGCACGCCGCAGGACGTCGCCGGCCTCGGCTCGCTCCAGCGCGAGCTGCTGAGGGCCGCGCTCGACGGCGTGCGCCCCGGCGGCGTCGTCGCGTACGCCACGTGCAGCCCGCACCTCGCCGAGACGCGCGGGGTCGTCGACGACGTGCTCGCGGAGCGCGACGACGCCGACTGGCTCGACGCGCGGGACGCCCTGCGCACGGCGACCGGGCAGGACCTGCCCGAGCTCGGCGCGGGTCCCGACGTGCAGCTCTGGCCGCACCGGCACGGGACCGACGCGATGTACCTCGCCCTGCTGCGCAAGGACGCCGCTTCCTAG
- the metK gene encoding methionine adenosyltransferase — protein MSRRLFTSESVTEGHPDKIADRISDSILDALLRDDPKSRVAVETLITTGQVHVAGEVTTSTYADIPGIVRDAVLDIGYDSSAKGFDGRSCGVSVSIGAQSPDIAQGVDAAYEARVEGDEDPLDRQGAGDQGLMFGYANDDTPELLPLPIALAHKLAQRLSQVRKDGVLPYLRPDGKTQVTIEYDGDRAVRLDTVVVSSQHAGDIDIEGLLAPDIENEVIKPVLASLPEGLSAEGHRLLVNPTGKFEIGGPMGDAGLTGRKIIVDTYGGYARHGGGAFSGKDPSKVDRSAAYAMRWVAKNVVAAGLARRCEVQVAYAIGKAEPVGLFVETFGTGTVPDEQIQDAVSTVFDLRPAAIIRDLDLLRPIYAQTSAYGHFGRELPDFTWERTERAEALQRAVKG, from the coding sequence GTGTCGCGCCGCCTCTTCACGTCCGAGTCCGTCACCGAGGGCCACCCGGACAAGATCGCTGACCGCATCAGCGACTCGATCCTCGACGCCCTGCTGCGGGACGACCCGAAGAGCCGCGTCGCCGTCGAGACCCTCATCACGACCGGCCAGGTGCACGTCGCGGGCGAGGTCACCACCTCGACCTACGCCGACATCCCGGGCATCGTGCGCGACGCGGTCCTCGACATCGGCTACGACTCCTCCGCCAAGGGCTTCGACGGCCGCTCCTGCGGCGTCTCGGTCTCGATCGGCGCCCAGTCGCCCGACATCGCCCAGGGCGTCGACGCCGCGTACGAGGCGCGGGTCGAGGGCGACGAGGACCCGCTCGACCGCCAGGGCGCGGGCGACCAGGGCCTGATGTTCGGCTACGCCAACGACGACACCCCCGAGCTGCTGCCGCTGCCGATCGCGCTGGCGCACAAGCTCGCCCAGCGGCTCTCCCAGGTCCGCAAGGACGGCGTCCTGCCCTACCTGCGGCCGGACGGCAAGACCCAGGTGACGATCGAGTACGACGGGGACCGCGCCGTCCGCCTCGACACCGTCGTCGTCTCCAGCCAGCACGCGGGCGACATCGACATCGAGGGCCTGCTCGCCCCCGACATCGAGAACGAGGTCATCAAGCCCGTCCTCGCCTCGCTGCCCGAGGGGCTGTCCGCCGAGGGCCACCGGCTGCTCGTCAACCCGACCGGGAAGTTCGAGATCGGCGGCCCCATGGGCGACGCCGGCCTCACCGGCCGCAAGATCATCGTCGACACCTACGGCGGCTACGCCCGCCACGGCGGCGGCGCGTTCTCCGGCAAGGACCCGTCCAAGGTCGACCGCTCCGCCGCGTACGCGATGCGCTGGGTCGCGAAGAACGTCGTCGCTGCCGGGCTCGCCCGCCGCTGCGAGGTGCAGGTGGCGTACGCCATCGGCAAGGCGGAGCCGGTGGGCCTGTTCGTCGAGACCTTCGGGACCGGCACGGTGCCGGACGAGCAGATCCAGGACGCCGTCAGCACGGTGTTCGACCTGCGGCCCGCGGCGATCATCCGCGACCTCGACCTGCTCCGCCCGATCTACGCGCAGACCTCGGCGTACGGCCACTTCGGCCGCGAGCTCCCCGACTTCACCTGGGAGCGCACCGAGCGCGCCGAGGCGCTCCAGCGCGCCGTCAAGGGCTAG
- the mihF gene encoding integration host factor, actinobacterial type, with translation MPLPTLTPEQRAAALEKAAAARRARAEVKSRLKHSGASIGEVIRAGQSDDVVGKMKVSALLESLPGVGKVRAKQIMERLGIAETRRVRGLGANQAAALEREFPAREA, from the coding sequence GTGCCCCTTCCCACGCTGACCCCCGAGCAGCGCGCCGCCGCGCTGGAGAAGGCCGCCGCCGCCCGCCGCGCCCGCGCCGAGGTCAAGAGCCGGCTCAAGCACTCGGGCGCGAGCATCGGGGAGGTCATCCGCGCGGGCCAGTCCGACGACGTCGTCGGCAAGATGAAGGTCTCGGCCCTGCTGGAGTCGCTGCCGGGCGTGGGCAAGGTGCGCGCGAAGCAGATCATGGAGCGGCTCGGCATCGCCGAGACCCGGCGGGTGCGGGGCCTCGGTGCGAACCAGGCCGCTGCGCTGGAGCGCGAGTTCCCGGCCCGGGAGGCGTGA
- the gmk gene encoding guanylate kinase translates to MTRLLVLSGPSGVGKTTVVRQLRERHPEVWVSVSATTRFPRPGEVDGVHYTFVGDEEFDRLVADDALLEWAEFAGNRYGTPRQGVERRLADGVPVVLEIDLQGARQVRERVPDALLVFVAPPSWDELVRRLSGRGTEAPDVVERRLEVARTELAAEPEFDVTLVNTSVDEVCDALVGLLER, encoded by the coding sequence GTGACCCGCCTGCTGGTGCTGTCCGGTCCCTCCGGCGTCGGCAAGACGACGGTGGTCCGCCAGCTGCGCGAGCGCCACCCCGAGGTCTGGGTCTCCGTCTCCGCCACGACGCGCTTCCCGCGGCCCGGCGAGGTCGACGGCGTGCACTACACCTTCGTCGGCGACGAGGAGTTCGACCGGCTGGTCGCCGACGACGCCCTGCTCGAGTGGGCCGAGTTCGCCGGCAACCGCTACGGCACCCCCCGCCAGGGCGTCGAGCGCCGGCTGGCCGACGGCGTCCCGGTCGTGCTCGAGATCGACCTGCAGGGCGCGCGGCAGGTGCGCGAGCGCGTCCCGGACGCGCTGCTCGTCTTCGTCGCACCGCCGTCGTGGGACGAGCTGGTGCGGCGCCTCTCCGGGCGCGGCACCGAGGCCCCCGACGTCGTCGAGCGGCGCCTCGAGGTCGCCCGCACCGAGCTGGCGGCCGAGCCGGAGTTCGACGTCACGCTCGTCAACACGAGCGTCGACGAGGTCTGCGACGCGCTCGTGGGACTGCTGGAGCGCTGA
- the fmt gene encoding methionyl-tRNA formyltransferase, whose translation MRLVFAGTPEVAVPSLDALLASGHEVVAVVTRPDAPAGRGRRLTPSPVAERAAAEGVEVLKPERVRDPRFLDRLRELAPDCCPVVAYGALVPPVALEVPPRGWVNLHFSLLPAWRGAAPVQRAVLAGDDVTGATTFLLEEGLDTGPVLGTLTETVRPADTSGDLLGRLATAGAGLLVATLDALEDGSALPVAQPTDGISLAPKLTVDDARVRWDEPAFAVDRRVRACTPAPGAWSTLRGERVRLGPVRPLRDADPLAPGELVVDKAGARVGTATGPVLLGEVRPAGRKPMAAADWLRGLRPEPGERFA comes from the coding sequence GTGCGCCTGGTCTTCGCCGGCACCCCCGAGGTCGCCGTCCCGTCGCTCGACGCCCTGCTCGCGAGCGGGCACGAGGTCGTCGCCGTCGTCACCCGCCCCGACGCCCCCGCCGGGCGTGGTCGTCGCCTCACCCCGAGCCCCGTGGCCGAGCGGGCCGCCGCCGAGGGCGTCGAGGTGCTCAAGCCGGAGCGGGTCCGCGACCCGAGGTTCCTCGACCGGCTGCGCGAGCTCGCGCCGGACTGCTGCCCCGTCGTCGCGTACGGCGCCCTGGTCCCGCCCGTCGCGCTCGAGGTCCCGCCGCGCGGCTGGGTCAACCTCCACTTCAGCCTGCTCCCCGCCTGGCGCGGTGCCGCCCCCGTGCAGCGCGCCGTGCTGGCGGGCGACGACGTCACCGGCGCGACCACCTTCCTGCTCGAGGAGGGCCTCGACACCGGCCCGGTCCTCGGCACGCTCACCGAGACCGTGCGCCCGGCCGACACCAGCGGCGACCTGCTCGGCCGGCTCGCCACCGCGGGGGCGGGCCTGCTCGTCGCCACCCTCGACGCGCTGGAGGACGGCTCCGCCCTCCCGGTGGCGCAGCCGACCGACGGCATCAGCCTCGCGCCGAAGCTGACCGTCGACGACGCCCGCGTGCGGTGGGACGAGCCGGCGTTCGCCGTCGACCGCCGGGTCCGCGCCTGCACGCCCGCTCCCGGGGCGTGGTCCACGCTGCGCGGCGAGCGGGTCCGGCTGGGGCCCGTCCGCCCGCTGCGCGACGCCGACCCGCTCGCCCCCGGCGAGCTCGTGGTCGACAAGGCGGGCGCACGGGTCGGCACCGCGACCGGGCCCGTCCTCCTCGGCGAGGTGCGCCCGGCCGGCAGGAAGCCGATGGCGGCGGCGGACTGGCTGCGCGGGCTGCGGCCCGAGCCGGGGGAGCGCTTCGCGTGA
- a CDS encoding DMT family transporter: MGVLLALLSAVVYGSSDFCGGLATRRAGTLPVVVVSQAAGLLALLALLVSVPGLGEDPTAGDIAWGVASGLGGGCGLLVFYRALATSVMSVAAPVTAVSAAAAPVLVGLALGDAVTAAALVGIVLALVAVVLISAEGGLPSWQTLRHSRLGAPLLAGAGFGVFFVTLDQARSEAGLWPLVGARAASILLVVTLATATRRSIRLPRPSLPLVVGAGVLDMSANALYLLATAHGVLAVTGLLASLYPVSTVLLAQAVLRERLVLAQVVGLGAATGAVVLISLP, translated from the coding sequence GTGGGCGTCCTGCTCGCGCTGCTCTCCGCCGTCGTCTACGGCTCGTCGGACTTCTGCGGCGGCCTGGCGACCCGGCGCGCGGGCACCCTGCCGGTCGTCGTCGTCTCGCAGGCCGCCGGCCTGCTCGCGCTGCTCGCGCTGCTCGTGTCCGTCCCCGGGCTGGGCGAGGACCCGACGGCCGGCGACATCGCCTGGGGCGTGGCGTCCGGGCTCGGCGGCGGCTGCGGGCTGCTCGTGTTCTACCGCGCACTCGCGACGAGCGTGATGAGCGTGGCCGCGCCGGTCACGGCGGTGAGCGCCGCCGCCGCGCCGGTCCTCGTCGGCCTCGCCCTCGGGGACGCCGTCACGGCGGCCGCGCTCGTCGGCATCGTGCTGGCCCTCGTGGCCGTCGTCCTCATCAGCGCCGAGGGCGGACTGCCGTCCTGGCAGACGCTGCGGCACAGCCGGCTCGGCGCTCCCCTGCTCGCGGGAGCGGGCTTCGGGGTCTTCTTCGTCACGCTCGACCAGGCCCGCTCGGAGGCGGGGCTCTGGCCGCTCGTCGGCGCCCGCGCGGCCTCGATCCTGCTCGTCGTCACCCTCGCCACGGCCACCCGGCGCAGCATCCGGCTCCCCCGGCCGAGCCTGCCGCTCGTCGTGGGCGCCGGCGTGCTCGACATGTCGGCCAACGCGCTCTACCTGCTCGCGACGGCGCACGGCGTGCTGGCGGTGACGGGGCTGCTCGCCTCGCTCTACCCCGTCAGCACCGTGCTGCTCGCCCAGGCCGTGCTCCGCGAGCGGCTCGTCCTCGCCCAGGTCGTGGGCCTGGGCGCCGCGACCGGCGCGGTCGTGCTCATCTCGCTGCCGTAG
- a CDS encoding primosomal protein N', giving the protein MTTAGPEQQQGTAEAPHTVPHEQLALVRERVRRAAPKPVDPPAAELPVARVALDVPLAHLDRPFDYLVPEGMSAGAQPGTRVRVRFAGRDVDGFVVAREPGSDHPGRLERVRRLVSPEPVLHPEVLELARRVADRYAGTLTDVLRLAVPPRHAAAEAEPAAEQEPAALPVADPAAWADYDGGPAALAALADGASPRVVWAVLPGPRWAAEVAQAVVATAASGRGALVLAPDQRDVDRLDAALTERLGEGRHVVLTAGLGPAERYRRYLRASRGEVRVVLGTRAAAFAPVQDLGLVLVWDDGDDSLAEPRAPYPHAREVALLRASAASSAGRPPALVLAGHAVTAEGALLVRSGWAAPLRAPRDVVRARAPRVVVPEREPGGEDPLAVAARIPTAAWRAASAALERGPVLVQVPRLGYLVRLACSRCRTPTACPSCSGPLALPAPGTSDADLPAALRCRWCATQVPGWRCPVCSSPGLRAVQVGAERTAEELGRAFPRARVLQSTGERSRARVPDRPAIVVATPGVEPVADAGYAAALLLDGGAMLARPALRAQEDALRRWLDAASLVRPAGEGGTVVVCLEGERPVVSALLRWDPFGHGLAELEEREPLGLPPAARVAVLSGAPATVAEAAVELDRLVREARLDGVRAGSVLELEPEPRPGSAPEPRARVLVRAPRRSGAGLAAALAALQAGRSARRARDPLRVVVDPVDLG; this is encoded by the coding sequence GTGACGACGGCCGGCCCCGAGCAGCAGCAGGGGACCGCCGAGGCGCCGCACACCGTGCCGCACGAGCAGCTCGCCCTCGTGCGCGAGCGCGTGCGACGCGCGGCGCCGAAGCCGGTGGACCCGCCCGCGGCCGAGCTGCCCGTCGCCCGGGTCGCGCTCGACGTGCCCCTCGCCCACCTGGACCGCCCGTTCGACTACCTCGTGCCCGAGGGCATGTCCGCCGGCGCGCAGCCCGGGACCAGGGTGCGGGTCCGCTTCGCCGGGCGCGACGTCGACGGCTTCGTCGTCGCGCGCGAGCCGGGGTCGGACCACCCGGGGCGGCTCGAGCGCGTACGCCGGCTGGTCAGCCCGGAGCCCGTGCTCCACCCCGAGGTGCTGGAGCTCGCCCGCCGGGTGGCCGACCGCTACGCCGGCACGCTCACCGACGTCCTGCGCCTGGCCGTGCCGCCGCGCCACGCCGCCGCCGAGGCCGAGCCGGCGGCAGAGCAGGAGCCGGCAGCCCTCCCGGTCGCCGATCCCGCCGCGTGGGCGGACTACGACGGCGGACCGGCGGCCCTGGCGGCGCTCGCGGACGGTGCGTCCCCGCGCGTCGTCTGGGCGGTGCTGCCGGGACCGCGGTGGGCGGCCGAGGTCGCCCAGGCCGTCGTGGCCACTGCGGCGTCCGGGCGCGGCGCGCTCGTCCTCGCCCCCGACCAGCGCGACGTCGACCGGCTCGACGCCGCGCTCACCGAGCGGCTCGGCGAGGGCCGGCACGTCGTGCTCACGGCGGGGCTCGGGCCGGCCGAGCGCTACCGGCGCTACCTGCGCGCGTCGCGCGGCGAGGTGCGCGTCGTCCTCGGGACGCGGGCGGCCGCCTTCGCCCCGGTGCAGGACCTCGGCCTCGTCCTCGTCTGGGACGACGGCGACGACAGCCTCGCCGAGCCGCGCGCGCCGTACCCGCACGCCCGGGAGGTCGCGCTGCTCCGCGCCTCCGCTGCGTCGTCGGCAGGGCGCCCGCCTGCGCTGGTGCTGGCCGGCCACGCGGTCACCGCGGAGGGGGCGCTGCTCGTCCGCAGCGGGTGGGCGGCACCCTTGCGGGCGCCCCGCGACGTCGTGCGCGCCCGGGCTCCTCGCGTCGTCGTGCCGGAGCGCGAGCCGGGGGGCGAGGACCCGCTGGCGGTGGCGGCGCGGATCCCGACCGCGGCGTGGCGGGCGGCGAGCGCCGCGCTCGAGCGGGGCCCGGTGCTGGTCCAGGTCCCGCGGCTGGGCTACCTCGTCCGGCTCGCCTGCTCGCGCTGCCGCACGCCCACCGCCTGCCCGTCGTGCTCCGGCCCGCTGGCGCTCCCCGCCCCTGGTACGTCCGACGCGGACCTCCCGGCCGCGCTGCGGTGCCGGTGGTGCGCGACCCAGGTGCCCGGCTGGCGCTGCCCGGTCTGCTCCTCGCCCGGGCTGCGCGCCGTGCAGGTGGGCGCCGAGCGCACTGCCGAGGAGCTCGGGCGGGCCTTCCCACGTGCCCGCGTCCTGCAGAGCACGGGGGAGCGGTCCCGGGCGCGGGTGCCCGACCGGCCGGCCATCGTCGTCGCCACCCCCGGGGTCGAGCCCGTCGCCGACGCCGGCTACGCCGCCGCGCTGCTCCTCGACGGCGGCGCCATGCTCGCCCGGCCCGCCCTGCGCGCGCAGGAGGACGCGCTGCGCCGCTGGCTCGACGCCGCCTCGCTCGTGCGACCCGCCGGCGAGGGCGGGACCGTCGTCGTCTGCCTCGAGGGCGAGCGCCCGGTCGTCTCGGCGCTGCTGCGCTGGGACCCCTTCGGCCACGGGCTCGCCGAGCTCGAGGAGCGCGAGCCGCTCGGCCTGCCCCCGGCCGCCCGCGTCGCCGTGCTCAGCGGCGCCCCCGCCACGGTCGCGGAGGCTGCGGTCGAGCTCGACCGTCTCGTGCGCGAGGCCCGCCTCGACGGCGTACGCGCCGGCAGCGTCCTCGAGCTCGAGCCGGAGCCGCGCCCCGGCTCGGCGCCCGAGCCCCGCGCCCGGGTGCTCGTCCGCGCCCCGCGCCGCAGCGGCGCCGGGCTGGCCGCCGCCCTGGCCGCGCTGCAGGCCGGGAGGAGCGCGCGGCGGGCGCGCGACCCGCTGCGCGTGGTCGTCGATCCCGTCGACCTCGGGTGA
- the def gene encoding peptide deformylase: protein MAIQPIRLFGDPVLRTPAAPVEVFDKELRVLVKDLTETMLEAPGAGLAAPQIGVSLRVFTYNVDGVVGHLVNPSLELSDETQDGEEGCLSLPGFSVDCRRALRVAAKGFNEFGEPVVLEGSELLARCVQHETDHLDGILFIDRLDREQRKLALRMMRESEWFGQPAPVVRLSPHATFGAGR, encoded by the coding sequence ATGGCCATCCAGCCCATCCGCCTGTTCGGCGACCCCGTGCTGCGCACGCCCGCGGCGCCGGTCGAGGTCTTCGACAAGGAGCTCCGCGTCCTCGTCAAGGACCTCACCGAGACCATGCTGGAGGCGCCCGGGGCCGGGCTGGCGGCACCGCAGATCGGGGTCTCGCTGCGGGTCTTCACCTACAACGTCGACGGCGTGGTGGGCCACCTCGTCAACCCGAGCCTCGAGCTCTCCGACGAGACGCAGGACGGCGAGGAGGGCTGCCTCTCGCTGCCCGGCTTCAGCGTCGACTGCCGCCGCGCGCTCCGGGTGGCGGCGAAGGGGTTCAACGAGTTCGGCGAGCCCGTGGTCCTCGAGGGCAGCGAGCTGCTCGCCCGCTGCGTGCAGCACGAGACCGACCACCTCGACGGCATCCTGTTCATCGACCGCCTCGACCGCGAGCAGCGCAAGCTCGCCCTCCGCATGATGCGCGAGTCCGAGTGGTTCGGGCAGCCGGCGCCCGTCGTGCGCCTCAGCCCGCACGCCACCTTCGGGGCCGGCCGCTAG
- the rpe gene encoding ribulose-phosphate 3-epimerase codes for MTIRLTPSILNSDFSDLRGEIGRIADAADWVHVDVMDGHFVPNLTLGLPVVERLAQASPLPLDCHLMIEAPDRWAPAYAEAGARSVTFHAEAVSAPLRTAREIRARGARAGLALNPATPVEPYAELLAEFDMVLVMTIEPGFGGQPFLDSVLPKLRRTRELIDASGGELWLQVDGGVGLQTIERVVEAGADTIVAGSAVYGSADPAAACRELRAAGEAARPTAAR; via the coding sequence GTGACGATCCGCCTGACGCCGAGCATCCTCAACTCCGACTTCAGCGACCTGCGGGGGGAGATCGGGCGCATCGCCGACGCCGCGGACTGGGTGCACGTCGACGTCATGGACGGCCACTTCGTCCCCAACCTCACGCTCGGCCTGCCGGTCGTCGAGCGGCTCGCACAGGCGAGCCCGCTGCCGCTGGACTGCCACCTCATGATCGAGGCCCCCGACCGCTGGGCACCGGCGTACGCGGAGGCGGGCGCCCGGTCGGTGACCTTCCACGCCGAGGCCGTCAGCGCCCCGCTGCGGACGGCCCGCGAGATCCGCGCCCGCGGCGCGCGGGCCGGGCTCGCGCTCAACCCGGCGACGCCGGTCGAGCCGTACGCCGAGCTGCTCGCGGAGTTCGACATGGTGCTCGTCATGACGATCGAGCCCGGCTTCGGCGGCCAGCCGTTCCTGGACTCGGTGCTGCCGAAGCTGCGCCGCACCCGCGAGCTCATCGACGCCTCGGGGGGCGAGCTGTGGCTGCAGGTCGACGGGGGCGTCGGGCTGCAGACGATCGAGCGCGTGGTCGAGGCGGGCGCGGACACGATCGTCGCGGGCTCGGCGGTCTACGGCAGCGCCGACCCGGCGGCGGCGTGCCGGGAGCTGCGGGCCGCGGGCGAGGCGGCGCGCCCTACGGCAGCGAGATGA
- the coaBC gene encoding bifunctional phosphopantothenoylcysteine decarboxylase/phosphopantothenate--cysteine ligase CoaBC — MARVVLGVAGGIAAYKACELLRRLRESGHAVRVVPTASALRFVGAATWEALSGEPVHTEVWDSVPEVEHVRLGREADLVMVVPATADLLARAAHGQADDLLTSVLLTARCPVVLAPAMHTEMWEHPATRDNVALLRSRGTLVVDPTVGRLTGADSGPGRLPEPEQLAEVARAVLARGGLARDLAGRHVVVSAGGTREPLDPVRFLGNRSSGRQGVALATTALARGARVTLLAAHLAVPAPAGVEVVPVPTAAALLDAAVAAAPLADAVVMAAAVADFRPVTTAATKIKKSRGGVPQVELEQTADVLAALVAARRDGQVVVGFAAETGDASGDALAHGRAKLAAKGCDLLVVNEVGGPGHPTGFEGERNAGVVLLREGGEVPVPLGSKEALADLVWDLVSERWDSPLPR; from the coding sequence GTGGCGCGCGTCGTGCTCGGCGTCGCCGGCGGCATCGCGGCGTACAAGGCCTGCGAGCTGCTGCGCCGGCTGCGCGAGTCCGGCCACGCCGTCCGCGTCGTCCCCACCGCCTCGGCGCTGCGCTTCGTCGGCGCGGCGACCTGGGAGGCGCTGTCCGGGGAGCCGGTGCACACCGAGGTGTGGGACTCCGTCCCCGAGGTCGAGCACGTGCGCCTCGGCCGCGAGGCGGACCTCGTCATGGTCGTGCCCGCCACCGCCGACCTGCTCGCCCGCGCCGCGCACGGGCAGGCCGACGACCTGCTCACCAGCGTGCTGCTCACCGCGCGCTGCCCGGTGGTGCTCGCCCCCGCGATGCACACCGAGATGTGGGAGCACCCCGCCACCCGCGACAACGTCGCGCTGCTGCGCTCGCGCGGCACGCTCGTCGTCGACCCCACCGTGGGGCGGCTGACCGGCGCCGACAGCGGCCCCGGCCGGCTGCCGGAGCCCGAGCAGCTCGCCGAGGTCGCCCGCGCGGTGCTCGCGCGGGGCGGGCTCGCCCGCGACCTCGCCGGGCGCCACGTCGTGGTCTCCGCCGGCGGGACCCGCGAGCCGCTCGACCCCGTCCGCTTCCTCGGCAACCGCTCCTCGGGCCGGCAGGGCGTCGCCCTCGCGACCACGGCGCTCGCCCGCGGCGCGCGGGTCACGCTGCTCGCCGCCCACCTGGCCGTCCCGGCGCCCGCGGGGGTCGAGGTCGTGCCCGTGCCCACTGCCGCCGCCCTGCTCGACGCTGCGGTCGCCGCCGCGCCCTTGGCCGACGCCGTCGTCATGGCCGCCGCGGTCGCGGACTTCCGCCCGGTGACGACGGCCGCCACCAAGATCAAGAAGTCGCGCGGCGGCGTGCCGCAGGTCGAGCTGGAGCAGACGGCCGACGTCCTCGCGGCGCTCGTGGCCGCGCGCCGGGACGGCCAGGTCGTCGTCGGGTTCGCCGCCGAGACCGGCGACGCGAGCGGGGACGCGCTGGCGCACGGGCGCGCGAAGCTCGCGGCGAAGGGGTGCGACCTGCTCGTCGTCAACGAGGTGGGCGGTCCGGGCCACCCCACCGGCTTCGAGGGCGAGCGCAACGCCGGCGTCGTGCTGCTGCGGGAGGGCGGGGAGGTGCCCGTGCCGCTCGGCAGCAAGGAGGCGCTCGCCGACCTCGTCTGGGACCTCGTGTCCGAGCGCTGGGACTCACCGCTCCCTCGCTGA
- the rpoZ gene encoding DNA-directed RNA polymerase subunit omega, with the protein MSGTSAVPEGITNPPIDELLAATDSKYSLVIYSAKRARQINAYYSQLGEGLLEYVGPLVETHPHEKPLSIALREINSDLLTAEPIDQP; encoded by the coding sequence GTGTCTGGAACCTCCGCCGTCCCCGAGGGCATCACCAACCCCCCGATCGACGAGCTGCTCGCAGCGACCGACAGCAAGTACAGCCTCGTCATCTACTCGGCGAAGCGCGCGCGCCAGATCAACGCCTACTACTCCCAGCTCGGCGAGGGCCTGCTGGAGTACGTCGGCCCGCTGGTGGAGACCCACCCGCACGAGAAGCCGCTGTCCATCGCGCTGCGCGAGATCAACAGCGACCTGCTGACCGCCGAGCCGATCGACCAGCCGTAG